The following proteins come from a genomic window of Flavobacteriaceae bacterium MAR_2010_188:
- a CDS encoding Repeat domain-containing protein codes for MKMNRINLVFIVSAMICLSSCKDKQNIAVVEKPKEKENTLFRLMDSSETGIDFVNKIQNQNNFNIFKYRNFYNGGGVAIGDVNNDGLVDIYLTGNMEPNKLYINKGDFKFEDVSVSAGVEGNKPWSTGVCMVDINNDGLLDIYVSNAGNMEGNNHDNDLYINNGDLTFTEKAAEYNLAKTGFSTHASFFDYDKDGDLDAYILNNSNIPVSSLGYAEQRDVRAQDWEGVPEIFRGVGDMLLRNDNGVFTDVSEKAGIYGSLIGFGLGVMVSDINKDGYPDIYVSNDFYERDYLYINQKDGTFKEQIKDYTSHLSLSAMGVDISDINNDGEADIFITDMLPEPDERVKSVMEFEGYNVYKLKQGKDFYQQYIQNTLQLNNGDGSFSEIAYFSGVDATDWSWAGLLYDMDNDGFRDIFITNGINHDLTDLDFVDFFANEIIQKMALTGKKESIDSIINKMPIKPQENRAYHNNRDLTFTDVNKEWGFDVPTMSNGAAYGDLDNDGDLDMVVNNVNMPVYIYKNQSEEFNNNNYIRLKFEGQGKNTFAIGTTAMLYYNNYEVLQELMPYRGFQSSMDYTMTIGLGEAESIDSIRIIWPDDSTQKLENVLVNQELNLKQSEASGKYKYKDRSASKTLLASVDNSQTVAHKENNYNDFDVEGLISEMLSQEGPALAIGDIDNDGNEDVFVGGAKGSPGIIYSHKGNGKLIKTVQKVLEDDMGIEDTAAAFLDSDSDGDLDLMVGSGGNQVGEEATYSPRLYINDGKGNFSKYTDVVPSPFQNISVIAPYDYDSDGDVDVFIGSRSVVATFGVDAKHVFLENDGNGKFLDATERRAYDLKNTGMVTDAIWVDINNDQVKDLVTISNWGSPTIYTNDGKSLGKMTSNLEDFNGWWLTIAASDLDNDGDMDLIIGNQGKNLHYAPSENQPMKIWINDFDKNGTLEQIVTMNKDGKDYPIHQKKELTMQLVSLKKQNLKASEYARKSIDELFSAEIIKNTIVKEVSISESVIAQNDGNGKFTIKVLPNRAQLSCICGISCADINNDGNLDLIMAGNNFEFKPQFSRLDASNGNVLLGDGKMNFEWIENAKSGFTIREEVKHLEMFKDKSGRRFIIAAINDTKPRVFEVEKETKPLVK; via the coding sequence ATGAAAATGAATAGAATAAATTTAGTATTTATAGTCTCTGCCATGATATGTCTTTCTTCCTGTAAGGACAAGCAAAACATTGCGGTGGTCGAAAAACCTAAGGAAAAGGAAAACACCCTTTTTAGGTTGATGGATTCTTCGGAAACTGGGATAGACTTCGTAAACAAGATTCAGAACCAAAATAATTTCAACATTTTTAAATACCGGAACTTCTATAACGGTGGTGGTGTAGCCATCGGTGATGTAAATAACGACGGGCTTGTAGATATCTATCTCACCGGAAATATGGAGCCCAATAAACTCTATATCAACAAAGGTGATTTTAAATTTGAAGATGTATCGGTCTCAGCTGGTGTAGAGGGTAACAAACCTTGGTCTACCGGTGTCTGCATGGTAGATATTAACAACGATGGACTTTTGGATATTTATGTGAGCAATGCCGGAAACATGGAGGGCAATAATCACGATAACGACCTCTACATAAATAATGGCGATTTAACTTTTACCGAAAAAGCCGCGGAATATAATCTTGCAAAAACTGGTTTCTCTACCCATGCGTCGTTTTTTGATTATGATAAAGACGGGGATCTCGATGCCTATATATTAAATAATAGCAACATACCCGTTAGTAGTCTTGGTTATGCTGAGCAACGCGATGTACGTGCTCAAGATTGGGAAGGGGTCCCTGAAATCTTTAGAGGAGTTGGCGATATGCTGCTACGTAATGATAATGGAGTTTTCACAGATGTTAGTGAAAAAGCGGGAATCTACGGTAGTTTAATCGGTTTTGGACTCGGGGTAATGGTAAGCGATATAAATAAAGACGGCTACCCAGATATCTATGTTTCCAACGATTTTTATGAACGGGATTATCTCTATATCAACCAAAAAGACGGGACCTTTAAGGAACAAATAAAGGATTACACTTCGCATCTGTCACTGTCTGCAATGGGAGTAGATATTTCGGATATAAACAATGATGGTGAAGCAGATATTTTTATTACCGACATGCTTCCGGAGCCAGATGAACGCGTAAAATCCGTTATGGAATTTGAAGGTTACAACGTTTATAAGCTAAAGCAGGGCAAGGATTTTTATCAGCAGTACATTCAAAATACATTACAGCTCAATAATGGCGACGGAAGTTTTTCTGAAATCGCCTACTTCAGCGGTGTAGATGCTACTGACTGGAGCTGGGCCGGGCTTTTATACGATATGGATAATGATGGTTTTAGGGATATTTTTATCACCAATGGTATAAACCACGACCTTACGGACCTAGATTTTGTTGATTTTTTCGCAAACGAGATCATTCAAAAAATGGCTTTGACCGGTAAAAAAGAATCTATTGATTCTATCATCAATAAGATGCCTATTAAACCACAAGAAAATCGTGCTTACCACAATAATCGCGACCTAACTTTTACCGACGTAAATAAGGAGTGGGGATTTGATGTCCCAACAATGTCTAACGGCGCGGCTTACGGGGATTTAGATAACGACGGGGATTTAGATATGGTGGTTAATAACGTTAATATGCCTGTCTATATCTATAAAAATCAATCTGAAGAATTTAACAATAACAACTATATCCGACTAAAATTTGAAGGTCAGGGCAAAAACACTTTTGCAATCGGTACTACCGCCATGTTATACTACAATAATTATGAAGTTTTGCAAGAATTGATGCCTTATCGAGGTTTTCAATCTTCTATGGATTATACGATGACCATTGGCTTAGGTGAAGCTGAAAGTATCGATTCCATTAGAATTATTTGGCCAGACGATTCAACCCAAAAATTGGAAAATGTTTTAGTTAATCAAGAACTAAACTTGAAGCAATCTGAGGCAAGCGGAAAATACAAATACAAAGATCGTTCGGCTTCTAAAACATTATTGGCCAGTGTCGATAATTCGCAGACCGTGGCTCACAAAGAGAACAATTATAATGACTTTGATGTGGAAGGTTTGATTTCTGAAATGCTTTCCCAAGAAGGGCCTGCACTTGCCATTGGGGATATAGACAATGATGGTAACGAAGATGTTTTTGTGGGTGGAGCAAAAGGCAGCCCTGGGATTATTTACAGTCATAAAGGAAACGGTAAGCTTATCAAAACGGTTCAAAAAGTTTTAGAGGACGATATGGGTATTGAAGATACTGCCGCAGCTTTCTTAGATTCAGATTCTGACGGCGATTTAGACCTTATGGTGGGTTCAGGTGGTAATCAGGTTGGTGAAGAAGCCACTTATTCTCCTCGACTTTATATTAACGATGGAAAAGGAAACTTTTCGAAATATACGGATGTGGTGCCTTCACCTTTTCAAAATATCTCAGTGATTGCGCCATATGATTATGATTCTGATGGAGACGTAGATGTGTTTATCGGTTCCAGAAGTGTTGTTGCAACCTTTGGTGTAGATGCCAAACATGTGTTTTTGGAAAATGATGGTAATGGAAAGTTTCTCGATGCCACCGAAAGAAGGGCCTATGATTTAAAAAATACGGGCATGGTTACCGATGCTATTTGGGTAGATATAAACAATGATCAGGTAAAGGATTTAGTCACTATTTCCAATTGGGGTTCGCCAACTATCTACACCAATGACGGGAAATCTCTTGGAAAAATGACATCTAATCTCGAAGATTTTAATGGTTGGTGGTTAACTATTGCGGCTTCAGATTTAGATAATGATGGCGATATGGACTTAATCATAGGTAACCAAGGTAAAAATTTACATTATGCTCCATCCGAAAATCAACCGATGAAAATATGGATTAATGATTTTGACAAAAATGGCACCTTAGAACAGATTGTTACCATGAACAAGGATGGGAAAGACTACCCAATTCATCAGAAAAAAGAATTAACAATGCAACTTGTGTCACTCAAAAAACAGAATTTAAAAGCTTCAGAGTATGCTCGTAAGTCCATTGACGAACTTTTTTCAGCTGAAATCATAAAGAATACCATTGTAAAAGAAGTTTCAATTTCAGAATCGGTGATTGCCCAAAATGATGGCAACGGTAAATTCACTATTAAAGTTCTTCCAAACCGAGCCCAACTTTCTTGTATTTGCGGAATAAGCTGTGCAGATATCAATAACGACGGCAATCTGGATTTGATTATGGCTGGAAACAATTTTGAATTCAAACCTCAATTTTCTCGGCTTGATGCCAGTAACGGAAACGTGCTTTTAGGTGACGGTAAAATGAATTTTGAATGGATTGAAAATGCGAAAAGCGGGTTTACTATTAGGGAAGAAGTGAAACATTTGGAAATGTTTAAGGACAAGAGCGGCAGAAGATTCATAATCGCTGCCATAAACGATACCAAGCCGCGAGTTTTTGAAGTAGAAAAAGAGACAAAACCATTGGTTAAGTAA
- a CDS encoding Repeat domain-containing protein: MVSVIFFNCKEETKQEHPLLLERNSDHTQITFQNTLKNTPQLNILNYLYYYNGAGVSIADVNNDSLPDLYFVSNEGADKLYLNKGNLQFEDITEASKIDNSTGWTTGVTNIDINNDGLMDFYICKVGKHLKLKGHNLLYINAGIQNGIPRFEEQSETYGLDISSYATQSVFLDYDLDGDLDMYLLNHSVYPNANYGKGSTRSQVDSLSGDRLLENRNGKYVDVSVESKIFQGKIGYGLGVSVGDINDDGYPDLYIGNDFFENDYLYINQKDKTFKEVISSENNLLGHTTHYSMGNAITDLNNDARPDILSLDMLPENLHNYKTSGLEFSFPVYHSYLRNGYQPQYMQNTLHLNAGSGQFSEVGHLSGLAATEWSWSALAFDIENDGKRDLYITNGIVGATNDMDFINFISNEQIQAQLGDTTSRTQMKFIDKLPSKKVSNYVFKNKGDSSFEDMSKTWTISEPSYSSGSAYADLDNDGDLDIVVNNVNGPAFIIENKSNEMFAENNSLQVRFNGDSLNINGIGAKVKIFKGDEILSDENYNTRGFLSSVAPTLHFGLGEIETVDSISVIWPNGKFESLYNVSTKQNLTFNIQNAKGNYYEIESTEPNDRFSIKIKGVDFVHSERTSLDFNRDPLVPYANSNEGPDLAVADFNRDGLEDFFISGAKAQASVLYKQLADGTFKSVQEELFSGSSLNEDISQTFADLNNDGWLDLIVASGGNEFKEGNPISPRIYYNNKGVFTLDKATFQKVFINASKVLTKDLNADGYLDILFLADATDLVFGKTPQHYLFLNDKKGGFIDGTKTVFPDINEVGNVKDALFVDIDKDGDQDLILAGHWMPITILMNENGKCSNSKLSSLSKTNGWWNTLKVEDFDKDGDLDIVAGNWGLNSRLKASAQQPITLYTYDFDENGKSEPLVTFFYQDVETPFASKDEIAKQLPYINKKYLSYSDFADATIDDIFGRNKLNQAEKKYVYELASCYFENTGNLDFKKKRLPNSAQVSSVNEIFCKDFNNDGLTDLFLTGNNFEISTQLSRLDASHGELLLFENNKDFISAANTEFPIWGVVRSLAPISINQSNYLIVARNNDSPLFLKLESSDDENE, from the coding sequence ATGGTCTCTGTTATTTTCTTTAATTGTAAGGAAGAAACTAAGCAAGAGCATCCTCTATTGCTAGAAAGAAATTCTGATCATACTCAGATTACGTTTCAGAATACTTTAAAAAATACCCCACAGCTAAACATACTCAATTATCTCTATTACTACAATGGCGCTGGTGTTTCCATTGCTGATGTAAATAATGACAGTCTCCCAGATTTATATTTTGTTTCTAACGAAGGGGCAGATAAGCTTTATTTGAATAAAGGAAATCTTCAATTTGAAGATATTACCGAGGCATCAAAAATCGATAATTCAACCGGTTGGACAACCGGCGTCACCAATATCGATATCAACAATGACGGTTTGATGGATTTTTACATCTGCAAGGTGGGTAAACATCTAAAGTTGAAGGGACATAACCTGCTCTACATAAATGCCGGAATCCAAAATGGAATTCCAAGGTTTGAAGAACAAAGTGAAACCTACGGCCTGGATATTAGCAGTTATGCTACTCAATCTGTTTTTTTAGATTATGATTTAGATGGGGATTTAGACATGTATCTGCTCAATCATTCCGTATATCCAAATGCTAATTATGGCAAAGGCTCCACCCGAAGTCAAGTTGATTCTTTATCTGGTGATCGACTGCTAGAAAATAGAAACGGCAAATACGTGGATGTATCAGTTGAATCTAAAATCTTTCAAGGTAAAATTGGTTATGGCCTTGGTGTTTCTGTTGGAGATATTAATGATGATGGGTATCCTGATCTATATATTGGCAACGATTTTTTTGAAAATGACTATCTCTACATCAACCAAAAGGATAAAACATTTAAAGAAGTTATTTCTTCTGAAAATAATCTGCTTGGCCACACCACACATTATTCAATGGGAAATGCCATCACCGATTTAAATAACGACGCGCGACCAGACATTCTAAGTTTAGACATGTTACCGGAGAATCTTCATAATTATAAGACCTCAGGTCTAGAATTTTCGTTTCCCGTTTATCATTCCTATTTAAGAAATGGCTACCAACCGCAGTATATGCAAAACACTCTTCACCTAAATGCAGGGAGTGGTCAGTTTAGTGAAGTCGGGCATCTTAGTGGTCTTGCCGCGACGGAATGGTCATGGTCTGCGCTAGCATTCGATATTGAAAATGATGGGAAGAGAGATTTATATATCACCAACGGCATTGTTGGAGCCACCAATGACATGGACTTTATAAATTTTATCTCCAACGAGCAAATACAGGCACAACTTGGCGATACCACTTCTAGGACACAGATGAAATTTATTGATAAGCTTCCTTCAAAAAAAGTGTCGAATTATGTCTTCAAGAATAAGGGTGACAGCAGTTTTGAAGATATGAGTAAGACTTGGACCATTTCTGAGCCTTCTTACAGCAGCGGCAGTGCTTATGCAGATTTAGACAATGATGGTGATTTAGATATTGTAGTTAATAACGTTAATGGTCCTGCCTTTATAATCGAAAATAAATCAAATGAAATGTTTGCCGAGAACAATTCCTTACAAGTTAGATTTAATGGCGATTCTTTAAATATTAACGGAATTGGCGCTAAAGTGAAAATTTTTAAGGGTGATGAAATTCTTAGCGATGAAAATTATAATACACGCGGTTTTCTATCTTCGGTCGCTCCTACCCTTCACTTTGGTTTAGGTGAAATTGAAACAGTTGATTCTATCTCGGTAATCTGGCCAAACGGTAAATTTGAATCACTCTACAATGTTTCAACAAAACAGAATTTAACCTTCAATATTCAAAATGCTAAAGGCAATTATTATGAAATCGAAAGCACTGAGCCAAACGACAGGTTTTCAATAAAAATTAAAGGGGTAGATTTTGTTCATTCAGAAAGAACGTCTTTAGATTTTAACCGCGATCCTCTCGTGCCTTACGCAAATTCTAACGAAGGTCCAGATTTGGCGGTTGCAGATTTTAATAGGGATGGTTTAGAAGACTTTTTTATATCTGGAGCCAAAGCTCAGGCTTCTGTGTTATATAAGCAGTTAGCCGATGGTACTTTTAAATCGGTTCAAGAGGAATTGTTTAGTGGCAGCTCGTTAAATGAAGATATTTCCCAAACCTTTGCCGACTTAAATAATGATGGATGGCTAGACCTGATTGTAGCAAGTGGGGGAAATGAATTTAAAGAAGGAAATCCCATCTCTCCACGTATTTACTATAATAACAAAGGTGTATTTACTTTAGATAAGGCGACATTTCAAAAGGTCTTTATAAATGCGTCAAAAGTGCTCACTAAAGACCTTAACGCCGACGGCTACTTGGATATTCTTTTCCTTGCTGATGCTACAGATTTGGTTTTTGGTAAAACTCCCCAACATTATCTTTTTCTGAATGACAAAAAAGGAGGTTTTATCGACGGGACCAAAACAGTTTTTCCTGATATAAACGAGGTCGGAAACGTTAAGGATGCTCTATTCGTTGATATTGACAAAGATGGTGACCAAGACCTTATTTTGGCTGGCCATTGGATGCCAATCACCATTCTGATGAATGAAAATGGTAAATGTTCTAATTCAAAACTTTCATCCTTATCCAAGACCAATGGTTGGTGGAATACTTTGAAAGTAGAAGATTTTGACAAGGATGGCGATTTGGATATCGTTGCGGGTAACTGGGGATTAAACTCAAGATTAAAAGCTTCCGCCCAACAGCCCATCACCCTTTATACCTACGATTTCGACGAAAACGGAAAGTCAGAACCCTTGGTTACCTTCTTTTACCAAGATGTAGAAACGCCATTTGCTTCGAAGGATGAGATTGCTAAACAGCTCCCTTACATCAATAAAAAATATCTGTCTTATTCCGATTTTGCCGACGCTACCATCGATGATATTTTTGGCAGGAATAAACTAAATCAGGCAGAGAAGAAATATGTTTACGAATTGGCAAGCTGTTATTTTGAAAATACAGGAAATCTAGACTTCAAGAAAAAGCGCCTCCCAAATTCTGCCCAGGTTTCTAGTGTTAACGAGATTTTTTGTAAAGACTTCAACAATGACGGTCTTACCGACTTGTTTTTAACCGGCAATAATTTTGAGATAAGTACCCAATTGAGTAGATTAGATGCCTCACACGGGGAACTACTTTTATTTGAAAATAATAAAGATTTTATAAGCGCAGCCAATACAGAATTCCCAATTTGGGGTGTGGTTAGGTCGCTTGCACCAATTTCTATAAACCAATCAAATTACCTTATTGTAGCAAGAAATAACGACTCACCCTTATTTCTAAAACTTGAATCTTCTGACGATGAAAATGAATAG
- a CDS encoding Starch-binding associating with outer membrane, with protein sequence MKNISLKIITSIVLFGFVVSSCTNLEIDETDSRISEGFQGIDDPNSAIEGLYGQVSGQYGDQANFFALGEVTTDAQLVPTRGTDWGDNGLWRVLHAHNWPVDHAFFNAVWNQFNSSQLRASQIIDERSSPTAVNVGEASLLRAYSMWVILDNFGQVPFRDTTLPSSSLPVVLTGQEAVDFILSDLDTAIANLPSVAARNVAENKGSKAAARFMKAKVLLNKHIYLGGTAESGDMNEVISLVDAIAGEGYALQGGYFDLFLETQDSETIWAFNQYNGNRIYNGLHYNSTSLNGGGWNGFSTLAEYYDMFEGDANSNRVDAAGNPLDGQEERRGGVPPSGTTPGSNVGYGFLVGQQFALDGTPLKDRAGAPLTFKRDFRDGNGDINFINNDETTGIRVIKYNPRDDASGAYNHEIIFRYSDAHLMKAEAMMRSGGDASGMVNELRVLREASPLGSVSELDLLAERGRELYVEVWRRNDMIRFGQFTRDWLFKDPTAIGNPDKNLFPIPPSQLLANPALVQNPGY encoded by the coding sequence ATGAAAAATATTTCTTTAAAAATTATTACATCGATCGTTCTGTTCGGATTTGTAGTTAGTTCTTGTACAAATCTAGAGATAGATGAAACTGATTCAAGAATCAGCGAAGGTTTTCAAGGTATTGATGACCCGAACTCAGCAATAGAAGGTCTGTATGGCCAAGTCAGTGGACAATATGGAGATCAGGCAAACTTTTTCGCTCTTGGAGAAGTTACCACAGATGCCCAATTAGTTCCAACTAGAGGAACTGACTGGGGAGACAATGGATTATGGCGTGTTCTGCATGCCCATAACTGGCCAGTAGATCATGCATTCTTTAACGCTGTTTGGAACCAATTTAACTCCTCACAATTAAGAGCATCCCAAATAATTGATGAAAGAAGTAGCCCTACTGCAGTAAATGTTGGAGAAGCTTCTTTACTGCGTGCTTACAGTATGTGGGTGATTTTGGATAACTTCGGACAAGTTCCATTTCGTGATACCACCTTACCGTCATCTAGTCTTCCTGTAGTTTTAACGGGACAAGAGGCTGTAGACTTTATCCTTTCTGATTTAGACACCGCAATTGCCAACCTTCCATCCGTAGCGGCTAGGAATGTTGCCGAAAATAAAGGAAGTAAAGCAGCAGCTCGTTTTATGAAAGCTAAAGTTTTATTGAATAAGCATATCTATCTAGGTGGTACTGCAGAAAGTGGAGACATGAACGAAGTAATTTCTTTAGTTGATGCTATTGCCGGAGAAGGCTATGCATTGCAAGGAGGATATTTTGATCTTTTCCTTGAAACTCAAGATTCAGAAACTATTTGGGCTTTTAACCAGTACAATGGAAATAGAATATATAATGGATTACACTATAATTCAACTTCCCTTAACGGGGGTGGTTGGAATGGGTTTTCTACTCTTGCTGAATATTACGATATGTTTGAAGGTGATGCTAACTCGAACAGAGTTGATGCAGCAGGTAATCCATTAGATGGTCAAGAAGAGCGTCGTGGTGGTGTTCCTCCTTCTGGGACAACTCCAGGAAGTAACGTAGGTTACGGATTCCTAGTTGGTCAACAATTTGCTTTAGACGGTACTCCGTTAAAAGATAGAGCAGGTGCTCCATTAACCTTTAAAAGAGATTTTAGAGATGGAAATGGAGATATTAACTTCATTAACAACGATGAAACTACAGGTATCAGGGTTATTAAATATAACCCAAGGGATGACGCCTCCGGAGCTTATAACCATGAAATTATCTTTAGATATTCTGATGCACACCTTATGAAAGCAGAAGCTATGATGAGAAGTGGTGGTGATGCTTCTGGGATGGTAAATGAATTAAGAGTTCTTAGAGAAGCTTCTCCATTAGGTTCAGTTTCAGAACTTGATCTATTGGCTGAAAGAGGTAGAGAACTGTATGTAGAAGTTTGGAGAAGAAATGATATGATTCGTTTTGGACAATTCACTAGAGATTGGTTATTTAAAGACCCAACTGCTATTGGTAACCCAGACAAGAATCTTTTCCCGATTCCACCTTCCCAATTACTTGCAAATCCAGCCTTGGTACAAAACCCAGGTTACTAA
- a CDS encoding oligo-1,6-glucosidase, translated as MKSLKLLFLILVALYSCNQEKERKMDESTLNKEWWKELIVYQIYPRSFKDTNADGVGDLSGIIEKLDYIKSLGVNAVWLNPIYSSPNDDNGYDVSDYRNIMSDFGNMEDFDRMLKGMHDRDIKLIMDVVVNHSSDEHEWFKQSRSSRDNPYRDYYHWWPAEKGKPNYRYSLFDEKGEAWKYDSITDSYYLHYFSQKQPDLNWENPKLRQEVYDIMKFWAEKGVDGFRLDAFQFVAKDTTFPKFPEDLDKNFIQYYAMQDGLHDYLKEMDTEVFSKYNVMSVAEGAGRNFDDAHSLVDANRNELNMAYAFEGVDIAKPDGYDLKHFKEVYSKWDKEFSDDGWLAIFLANHDQARMVSRYGNDSAEYRNASAKMLNTFILSMRGTPFCYYGDELGMTNIGFDSIGQYKDIAAINGYKKVEAQGGDLNKYMSDLKFSSRDNGRTPMQWDQTINAGFSSAESWLPANENFNEINVSIEDTDQRSVLNHFRKMTALRKNNEVLVYGDYKLLLANDPNIYAYTRTLNDTIMLVLLNFSEQQTDVHLDELKDSVELLINNLEGLQIAVNKATLKPYQAVILQLKNN; from the coding sequence ATGAAAAGCCTTAAACTTCTATTCCTAATTTTAGTTGCACTCTATAGTTGTAACCAAGAAAAAGAGCGAAAAATGGATGAAAGCACACTCAATAAAGAATGGTGGAAAGAACTTATTGTTTATCAGATATATCCGAGAAGCTTCAAGGACACTAACGCCGATGGTGTGGGTGACCTAAGCGGAATAATCGAAAAACTGGATTATATAAAAAGTTTAGGAGTCAATGCAGTTTGGTTAAATCCTATTTATAGTTCTCCAAATGACGATAATGGATACGATGTTAGTGACTACCGCAACATTATGTCGGATTTTGGTAACATGGAGGATTTTGATCGAATGCTGAAAGGAATGCACGACCGCGATATAAAACTGATTATGGACGTTGTGGTAAATCACAGCAGCGATGAACATGAGTGGTTTAAACAATCCCGTAGCTCAAGGGACAATCCTTACCGAGATTACTACCACTGGTGGCCGGCAGAAAAAGGCAAACCAAATTACAGATATAGCCTTTTTGATGAAAAAGGAGAAGCCTGGAAATATGATTCTATAACCGATTCTTATTATCTACATTATTTTTCACAAAAACAACCAGACCTAAATTGGGAAAACCCAAAATTGCGACAAGAGGTTTACGATATTATGAAATTCTGGGCAGAAAAAGGAGTTGATGGATTTAGATTGGATGCTTTTCAATTTGTAGCGAAGGATACGACTTTTCCAAAATTCCCAGAGGATTTAGATAAGAATTTCATTCAGTATTACGCTATGCAAGATGGCCTACATGATTATTTGAAAGAAATGGATACTGAAGTGTTCAGCAAATATAATGTGATGTCGGTAGCAGAAGGTGCGGGTAGAAATTTCGATGACGCTCACAGCTTGGTAGATGCAAATAGAAATGAATTGAATATGGCTTACGCCTTTGAAGGTGTCGATATCGCCAAGCCAGATGGCTACGATTTAAAACACTTTAAGGAAGTTTATTCTAAGTGGGACAAGGAGTTTTCTGATGATGGTTGGCTGGCTATCTTTTTAGCCAATCACGACCAGGCAAGAATGGTAAGTCGCTATGGAAATGATAGCGCAGAATACAGAAATGCTTCCGCAAAAATGTTGAATACATTCATCCTAAGTATGCGCGGAACACCATTTTGCTATTACGGAGATGAGCTTGGAATGACCAATATTGGATTCGATTCTATAGGACAGTATAAAGATATTGCCGCTATAAACGGCTATAAGAAAGTTGAAGCCCAAGGCGGCGACCTAAATAAATACATGAGCGACCTTAAATTCAGCTCACGAGATAATGGAAGAACACCAATGCAATGGGATCAGACTATCAATGCAGGATTCTCTTCAGCAGAATCATGGCTTCCGGCGAATGAGAATTTTAACGAGATCAACGTTTCCATAGAAGACACAGATCAACGTTCAGTTCTTAACCATTTTAGGAAAATGACAGCGCTTCGCAAAAATAATGAAGTGCTGGTGTACGGTGATTATAAATTGCTATTAGCAAATGACCCGAACATTTATGCCTACACTCGCACACTTAATGACACTATAATGTTGGTGCTGTTAAACTTCAGCGAGCAACAGACGGACGTCCATTTGGATGAATTAAAAGATTCAGTCGAGCTTCTGATAAACAACCTTGAAGGTTTACAAATAGCTGTCAACAAAGCAACCTTAAAACCATATCAAGCTGTAATCCTTCAACTTAAAAATAACTAG